From Pelagibacterium flavum:
CCGGGTCAGCCGCTCGCGGGCCCGCTCGATATCGTCGGGATCATATTCGGCGCCCTGAACCAATCCGGTCTGACGCACGATGAAGGCCGGGCTCATGTTCTGCGTGCCCTGGACCAATATGGAACCGATGGCCGCGTACGCGCCCGGATCAACCACTATGGAGACCTCGAGCGTGCGGCTGGGATGGTCGGCAACCACATCACGCGAGGCGATCTGCGCCTTGGGGTAGCCGAGCTGGCGCAAGGCTTCGACGAGGCGTTGTTCGGCCTGGGCGATGATCGTGGCGCGAGCGATCTGACCGGTCACGAACCCTATTTCAGAGGGCGCTTCGACCCTATCGGCCTCCAGAACAGGCATGGGGGCGCGATTGGTGATGCGCAGGGGGCCGAAGACGAATTGGGGGCCGGGATCGACCGTAACCCTGATCTGGCTGGGTTCGGGCAGGCTGGCGTCGGGCGGGATCGAAGCGGCCTCGCGGCCATTGACCAATATCGAGATCGCGCCGCCATAATAGCCCAGATTGTAGAGCGCGCCGGTCATGCGGGCATAATCGCCACGCGCCTTGGCAAGAAGTCCGGCCACGCCGGACGCTGGTTGATCGCGGTCGCCCCAGAGATTGGATGCAGCGCGCAGGGCGGCATCCAAATCGCCTTCCACGCCGGTCTCGAAAGTCAGATCATAGGTGCGCGGATCGGCGATCACAGCATCGGCGTCGTCGGCTTCCGAGCCGAAGAACTGGATGCCGAACAGCTCGAATCCAAACGCCGGGCCGGTTACGAGCGTTGCGGCCACACAAAGGGCGATCAGGCTATGGCGCTTGCTGGTTTTCACGGCTGGTACGCAATCCACACTATCCATTCCGCTCAACTGGAGCGCCGAGCCACTGGGCCGGCCGCTCCAATTTGATCAAAATCCTAGCACAGAGGGGGTTAACGGCAACCCTGGCGACCACATGAAAGGCACGATTGTGATCGGGGTGTCGCAGACCGGGCACGGTCAGCGCTGCGCGCCGGCCATCGAATCGAGCAGCGCGAAGGTGCTCGTCACCAGATCGATGGAGGGGCGCAACCGGGTGTCGGCGCCCGAGGCGATCGCAGGTGGGGGCACATCGCTGGAGGCGCGGTATTGCGCGTAGGCGAGACGCGCAGGCGCCTGTGGGGCCGCGTCATCCTCTTGGCTTGTGGCAGGAGCTTGTGCCAGGGCTATGGCGTCGAGCGCGTCGGCCTGTGCAGGAGCCGGCTCATCGATCTCAAGCCCCAGCGGACGGGATGGGGGCAGAAAACCGAGCGGGGTGCTTTCAAACACCGCCTCGACCGGCTCGGCTGCGGCGACTTCGATGGTTGGGGCGACCTCGGCCACCGGTGGCGGCGGGGTGACGGCAGCGACCACGGGAGCCTCAAATTGCGGCGGCGCGGGCGCAATGGGGGTCGCCGGGCCGGGGCGCAGGCCGGTTTCCTCGAGCAGGCCGGCAGCCTTGGCTTCGTAGTAATAGCCCTTGGCGTAGAGCTGGACCGCGCGATCGTGACTGCCATTGGCCAAGAGCCACGCGCCGCGCAGATATTTGACGGCGTAGATGAGATTGGTTTCTGCGTTGAGCAGATCGGACGGCTCGCCGCGGAACCCCATGGTGCGGGCCGTTTCGGGGAGAATCTGCATCAGGCCGTAATAGGGACCGTTGCGGGCTGCAGGGTTGAAGGTGCTTTCGCGATTGATGACGCGGCGCACCAGTTCGAGCGGCACGCCATAATATTGGGCGTAGTACTGGGCGAGAATCTCAACTTCGGCACGCGAATGGCTCTGCGCGCTGGCAGGCAGGGCGGAAAGCCCCAGAACGAGGGCGGCAAACAGCGCTATAAGCCGTCTTGCGATCATTGAGACCCGAAAAAGAAACTGAACCCTGAGCAGCGCGCATAGCACACGGCACCCAATAAGGGGAGCGGATGTGGCAAATTGTTGGCCACAATCGGGCAATGGGATAACTTTTCGGCCCGCCCGATTGCTGATAGAGCGTCGGCCATGCTCAATCCCATGCCCAAGACCTTCGACTATCGGCCCCCGACCGACCCCTGGCTCGACATCCTCCATGAGGATGCCGACATCGTCGTGTTCAACAAGCCTTCGGGCCTTTTGAGCGTTCCGGGCAAGGACCCGGCGCTGTTCGACAGCCTGCAAAGCCGGGCGCTTGAACGGTTTGCCGGCGCGGGGACGATCCACAGGCTCGACAAGGACACCTCAGGCATCATCGTGATGGCCAAGCATAAGGGGGCGCACGGCCATATCGGCAAGCAGTTCGAATATCGCCAGACGACCAAGTTCTATATCGCGCGGGTCTGGGGCCATGTGGCCGACGACGAGGGGCTGATCGACCTACCGCTGGCGACGGACTGGGAAAACAAGCCGCGCCAGGAGGTCAATTACGAACGTGGCCGGGCCAGTCAGACCCGCTGGCAGGTGGTCGGGCGCGAAGAGAATGCGACGCGGCTCAAACTCTTCCCCATAACCGGGCGCACGCATCAATTGCGCGTGCATCTCAAAGAGATCGGGCACCCGATCCTTGGCGACGAGTTCTATGCGACCGGAGAGGCGCTTGCGGCCGCCGACCGGTTGCAATTGCATGCGGCGGAACTGGGGTTCAGGCACCCCAGCGGCGGGGAGCCCGTGGTGTTCCGGTCCGAGCCACCCTTCTAAAGCATTGATGGAAACAAAAAAGCCGGCCCCCCGAAGGGGACCGGCTTGTCGTCGCGTTGCCGTCAGAGGCATCCATCAGGCAACACGACGAATGTCGGCTCGCGCCTTGCGTTCGGCGCGCTCTTCCACAAGCCCCTTGTGGAGCGCGATGATCGCGGCGTCGAAGTCCTTTTCCTCGACCAGCACCTGCAGATCGACCTTGCGGATCATGTCGGTCAAACCGATGGGTTCGATCCCGGCCTCGTCAAGGGCGGCAATGGCACGCGGCAGGATGCGGACGCCGCCCAGATCGCGGCCAATGGCCGAAACCATGGAGAGCTTGCGCAGCGTGGTGCTGGCCGTCGGGAAGGCCTGAGCCAGATCGGCCTCGACCCGCTTGATCGCCTTCATCGAACCCTTGAGGTAATGGGTGATGGTGTTGGCGTTCGAGGTCTTGGAGATGATCCAGACCTTGTGGCGCGTCAGGGCCTCGAGGATCTTGGTATCGTAGCCCTTCACGCCGACCATGTCCTGATCGTAGAATTCGAGCGCGAACACGCCCTTCAGACCGGTAATGATTTCGGCGCCCGGCGTCTTGGGTGCCAGATCGCTCATGATGACCGTGCCCGGATGATCAGGTTCGAACGCGTTGGTGACGCGCAGCGGGATACCGGCCTGGCGCAGCGATTTTGCCGCACGGGGGTGAATCGCTTCCATGCCCATATTGGAGAGCTGGTCGGCGACGTCGTAATTGGTTTCCCCGATCACCTGCACCTTGTCGGAACCGACCAGTTTGGGATCGGCCGAGGAAAGGTGGAATTCCTTGTGGATGATCGCTTCCTTTGCGCCGGTCACCACCGCAACGCGAGACAGGGTTACTTCGGAATAGCCGCGGTCATAGGTCTTCATGAGCTGTTCGGCGCACTGGGCATAGCCGGTGACGATGGGCAGCTCGGTGGCGAAATCGACGCCGGAAAACTGGCGCGCGATATGTTCGTCGAGCGGCAATTCGCCGTCCTGACGCCAGCCGGTCAGATCGATGAAGCGGGCGTTGACCCCGTTCTGGTTGAGCAGCAGGGCGGTATTGAAAGCCGATTGCGCTTCGCCCAGGGCCGAGAGCATTTCGCGCACGGTCAAAAGATGGGCTTCGAGCTGGAAATGGCCGAACGAGCACAGGCGCGAAAGGTCGATCAGACATGAGCGCACACCTTCGATCCGCTCGCGGATGAATTTATCGGCCTGCTCGCGGGTTGCGGCGTCGGGGAAGATCTCGGCGTTCTTTTCGACCATTTTCGAGGCAACCGAAGAGAGCGCATCGCCCCATTGCCAGCCGCTTTCCGCGCTCGCAAACAGCGCATAGACGCCGGGCTCGTCGGATTTTTTGTGTTCGAGCAGGGCGTCTGTCATGCCGCCATAGGCGGACACGACGAAAATGCGATTATAGAGCTCAGGGCCCCTCCGGTCGCCGACGAGCACGGTGCGCAAAAGCTCCTGGCTGCGCGACATCGACGTGCCACCGATTTTTTCGACTGTATGGGTCTTGGCTGTCACTTGTTCCCTCCGATTGGGTCGGGGTGCCCGGCGGGACCGTTTAAATCCCGCCGAATGGTTTGGGTGCCTTGTGGCTCTTATTCGAGTTTGCCCGAGACGATTTCGAACGGGCCCTTGGGGTCGCGGTTCGAAAGGAAGTCAGGGCGGGGCTTGTTGGCCGCGAACGGGTGTTCGACACGGTTTGACCAGGCGTTATAGACAAAGAACGCATTGGAACGCGGGAACGGGGTGATGTTGCCGTTCGAGCCGTGCATGGTGTTGCACTCGAAAAGGATCACCGTACCGGCCTTGCCCGAGGCGTATTCGATGCCGAACTTTTCGGCCAGATCGGACAGCGCCTTGTGGCTGGGGACGCCCACTTCCTGCTTTTTGAGCGAGGATTTGTGGTTGTCATCGGGTGTCTCGCCCGCGCAGGACACATAATGCTTGTGCGAGCCGGGCATGAGCATCAGTGGCCCGTTGAGCGCGTCATTGTCGGTCAAAAGGATCGAGGCGGAAATGGCCCGCATGCGCGGCATGCCGTCCTCGGCGTGCCAGGTCTCGAAGTCCGAGTGCCAGTAGAATTCCTTGCCGGTGAAGCCCGGCTTGTAGTTGAGCCGGCTCTGGTGAAGGTAGAGGTCGTCATCGAGCAGGAAACGAATTTTCCCGGCAATCCGCTCGTCACGGGCAACGCGGTTGAACAGCGTGCTCTCGTCCTCAAGACGGAAAATGGTGCGCACCGCATCCGAATCGGGTTCGGTCACCACATTATCGGAGTTGAGGCCTGCCTCGCCGGACCGCAGGCGGCGCGATTCAGCCTGGAGCTTGGCCACCTCGGCGGGGGAAAATACGTTGTTGAGGACCAGAAAGCCATTCTTGTCGAATTCTTCGGTCTGGGCACGGGTCAGCGGCGCTTGGGGTGTCCAGTTGCCCCAGAATACCGGGTCCTTGCGCTCAAGCCAGTTTTCTTCGGCAAGTCGTGTCGGATAGGCGTCCGATCGGGTGTGAACTGCAGAGAGTGTCATTGCTTCCTCTACTCCTTGGTTCGGGGTTTGTGGGTGCGCCTTACGCGCTCTTTGCCAACTCGGCGGCCGGGGCATACGAGCCATCTTCACGATGGACTTCGGTGCCGGTCACCGGCGGGTTGAAGCAGCATGCCATGACCATCTCCTCGCGGGCGGTCAGGCGGTGCCGGTCGTTCTTGTCCAGCGCGTACATGACGCCGGGCTTGATCTGATAGACCGTGCCGGTTTCGAGGTCCTCGATCTCACCATCGCCCGAGACGCAATAAACGCTCTCGAAATGGTGCTTGTAGTGGAACTCGTGGCTGGTGCCCGCGTGGATGCGGGTGATATGGAACGAAAAGCCCATGCCATCGCCGGCCAGCAGCAGGCGGGTGGAATCCCAGCCGTTGGAATTGACGAGCCGATCGCCCTGGCGGGCGTCTTCGAGGTCACGAACGATCATTTTGTATTCCTTCTTTCTTCTTCTGGTCGCGCTCCTAGATCGTTTCACCGTTTCGCGGAACGGCGCACGACCTAAGTCTTTGTTTTGTCGCGCTTCCGAACCGGATAAGTGGCAGCCACTTATCCTGGAAACGCTCTAGTGGCCGCGCTCATTCAGCGGCGGCGCGCGAAACGTCCTTGGCAAGCACGGCTTCGAAAGCGTCCTCGATGATGTCGAGGCCCTTGTCGAGCTGTGCGATATCGATGGTGAGCGGGCAGAGCACCTTGACCACTTCGTCACGGCCGCCCGAGGTCTCGATGATGAGGCCCTGTTCAAAGCATTTGGCGCAGATGTCGGATGCAACATCACCGTTTTCAGTGTTGATGCCCATCATCATGCCGCGGCCGCGCAGGGTCAGTTCGTAGCGCTTGGCAATGGCGCCGAGACGGGTCTTCAAATGCTCACCCTTGGCCTTGACCGAATTGGCGAAGGCGTCGTCGCGCCAGAATTTTTCCAGCGCCACGCGAGCGGTGACAAAGGCATGATTGTTGCCCCGGAAGGTGCCGTTGTGTTCGGCGGGCTTCCAGATGTCGTGCTCGGGCTTCAAAAGCGTCAGAGCGAAGGGCAGACCCATGCCCGAAAGCGATTTCGCCTGAGTGATGATGTCGGGGTCAAGGCCGAACTCTTCGAACGAAAAGAACGTGCCCGTGCGCCCGCACCCGGCCTGGATGTCATCGAGGACGAACAGCGCGCCGTGCTTTTTGGCGATTGTCTGGATCTTTTTGAGCCATTCGCCCGACGCAGCGTTCAGGCCGCCCTCACCCTGTACGGGTTCGACAAGGATCGCGGCGGGGGCATCGATGCCGCCCGACGGATCGTCGAGCATCTGCTCGAGCATATCGGCGGTATCGACGTCAGGACCGAAATAGCCCTCGAAGGGCGCGCGATGGACGCCATTGAGGTCGATACCGGCACCGCCGCGCTTGCCGGCATTGCCCGTCGCGGCGAGCGCGCCAAGGGTCATGCCATGAAAGCCGTTGGTGAAGGCGATCACATTGGTGCGGCCGGTCACCTTGCGGGCCAGCTTGATGGCCGCTTCAACGGCGTTGGCACCAGTGGGACCTGTGAACATGAGCTTGTAGTCCATGCCGCGCGGCTTGAGGACGATGTCCTCATAGGCCACGAGGAACTCTTCCTTGGCCTTTGTGAACATGTCCAGCCCGTGGGTGATGCCGTCGGACGTGACGTAATCGACCAGAGCCGCCTGCATGTCGGGGTCGTTGTGACCGTAGTTCAGCGAGGAACAGCCGGCGAGAAAATCGATATATTCGCGGCCGTCGTCGCCGTAAATGATCGAACCCTTGGCCTTGCCGAAGAGTTTGGGAAAGCTGCGCGAATACGAGCGAACCTGGCTCTCGACGCGATCGAATGTTTCGTGTGTCGTAGTCATTGTGCCTTGTCTCCTTGTTTCTCTCGTATCGCGCTCCCGATCGCCAAAAGTGTCTTCCACTTTTGCCGGGGACGCTTCGAGCGGGACGGCGGAATTTGGAATGAGCGGAATTCTTGCCTGCATGAGATCTGATGGCGCCGCCGGTCCGCAGTCAGTGGCGGCAGCGCCCCTTGTCTCTTTAGGCGGCAGAACGAACGGGCAGAGCCGCGCGCTCGAACGGGCCAATGGTGACAAGAAATTCGGTGTCGTGCAGGCCGGCGAAATGGTCGTCGCGCTTGAAGTGCGGCTGACGGACCAGATCGGCATCCAGCGTCTCGGCAATCGACCCGAACAAGGCCCATGAGGGCTTGTTGTCCTTTGTGATGGTCGACTGAACCTGAGTGACGTTGGCACAGACCTTGCGGGCCAGCACGGCGTTGATCAGGCGCTTGGCCATGCCTTTGCCGCGCGCCTTTTCGGCCACGCAGACCTGCCAGACGAAATAGGTGTCGGGATGCTCGGGCGGGATATAGCCCGATACCCAACCAACGATTTCGCCATCCATTTCAGCCAGCGCGCAGGTGGACGCGAAGTGGCTGCACTGGAGCAGGTTGCAATACATCGAATTGTCGTCAAGCGAGGTCGTATCGGCGATGAGCTGCCATACACCGGCGCCATCCTCGCGCCTGGGAGCGCGAATCTTGATGGATGAGCGCGGGTCGGCGCTGAGGTCCGTGTCGCTGACTGCTGCGAGTTTCATGGGATGCCTCCATTTACGTTCACGCAGTTAGTTAGCTTGTTCAAACTAAATGTCAACCCTCAGAAATCGTTCCAAATTTCCGCGCTATCCATTTTATCTATCTATTTCAGCGACATATCGCGTTAAATGATAATTATTCGACATTCGCCTTCGCCTGGGGAAAGGTGGGATGGCTTGCCAAATTTGTTAGGCTTATCTAAATGAATTTGTCAAAACACCACAGGTTGGGGCTTGGGAGAGCCGGCAAGCAGAGGTAAAGACCATGAACACACTCGTGCTGGAGCCAAACCGCGCCGT
This genomic window contains:
- a CDS encoding lytic transglycosylase domain-containing protein, translated to MIARRLIALFAALVLGLSALPASAQSHSRAEVEILAQYYAQYYGVPLELVRRVINRESTFNPAARNGPYYGLMQILPETARTMGFRGEPSDLLNAETNLIYAVKYLRGAWLLANGSHDRAVQLYAKGYYYEAKAAGLLEETGLRPGPATPIAPAPPQFEAPVVAAVTPPPPVAEVAPTIEVAAAEPVEAVFESTPLGFLPPSRPLGLEIDEPAPAQADALDAIALAQAPATSQEDDAAPQAPARLAYAQYRASSDVPPPAIASGADTRLRPSIDLVTSTFALLDSMAGAQR
- a CDS encoding pseudouridine synthase; its protein translation is MLNPMPKTFDYRPPTDPWLDILHEDADIVVFNKPSGLLSVPGKDPALFDSLQSRALERFAGAGTIHRLDKDTSGIIVMAKHKGAHGHIGKQFEYRQTTKFYIARVWGHVADDEGLIDLPLATDWENKPRQEVNYERGRASQTRWQVVGREENATRLKLFPITGRTHQLRVHLKEIGHPILGDEFYATGEALAAADRLQLHAAELGFRHPSGGEPVVFRSEPPF
- a CDS encoding aspartate kinase, with amino-acid sequence MTAKTHTVEKIGGTSMSRSQELLRTVLVGDRRGPELYNRIFVVSAYGGMTDALLEHKKSDEPGVYALFASAESGWQWGDALSSVASKMVEKNAEIFPDAATREQADKFIRERIEGVRSCLIDLSRLCSFGHFQLEAHLLTVREMLSALGEAQSAFNTALLLNQNGVNARFIDLTGWRQDGELPLDEHIARQFSGVDFATELPIVTGYAQCAEQLMKTYDRGYSEVTLSRVAVVTGAKEAIIHKEFHLSSADPKLVGSDKVQVIGETNYDVADQLSNMGMEAIHPRAAKSLRQAGIPLRVTNAFEPDHPGTVIMSDLAPKTPGAEIITGLKGVFALEFYDQDMVGVKGYDTKILEALTRHKVWIISKTSNANTITHYLKGSMKAIKRVEADLAQAFPTASTTLRKLSMVSAIGRDLGGVRILPRAIAALDEAGIEPIGLTDMIRKVDLQVLVEEKDFDAAIIALHKGLVEERAERKARADIRRVA
- the thpD gene encoding ectoine hydroxylase, which translates into the protein MTLSAVHTRSDAYPTRLAEENWLERKDPVFWGNWTPQAPLTRAQTEEFDKNGFLVLNNVFSPAEVAKLQAESRRLRSGEAGLNSDNVVTEPDSDAVRTIFRLEDESTLFNRVARDERIAGKIRFLLDDDLYLHQSRLNYKPGFTGKEFYWHSDFETWHAEDGMPRMRAISASILLTDNDALNGPLMLMPGSHKHYVSCAGETPDDNHKSSLKKQEVGVPSHKALSDLAEKFGIEYASGKAGTVILFECNTMHGSNGNITPFPRSNAFFVYNAWSNRVEHPFAANKPRPDFLSNRDPKGPFEIVSGKLE
- a CDS encoding ectoine synthase, yielding MIVRDLEDARQGDRLVNSNGWDSTRLLLAGDGMGFSFHITRIHAGTSHEFHYKHHFESVYCVSGDGEIEDLETGTVYQIKPGVMYALDKNDRHRLTAREEMVMACCFNPPVTGTEVHREDGSYAPAAELAKSA
- the ectB gene encoding diaminobutyrate--2-oxoglutarate transaminase yields the protein MTTTHETFDRVESQVRSYSRSFPKLFGKAKGSIIYGDDGREYIDFLAGCSSLNYGHNDPDMQAALVDYVTSDGITHGLDMFTKAKEEFLVAYEDIVLKPRGMDYKLMFTGPTGANAVEAAIKLARKVTGRTNVIAFTNGFHGMTLGALAATGNAGKRGGAGIDLNGVHRAPFEGYFGPDVDTADMLEQMLDDPSGGIDAPAAILVEPVQGEGGLNAASGEWLKKIQTIAKKHGALFVLDDIQAGCGRTGTFFSFEEFGLDPDIITQAKSLSGMGLPFALTLLKPEHDIWKPAEHNGTFRGNNHAFVTARVALEKFWRDDAFANSVKAKGEHLKTRLGAIAKRYELTLRGRGMMMGINTENGDVASDICAKCFEQGLIIETSGGRDEVVKVLCPLTIDIAQLDKGLDIIEDAFEAVLAKDVSRAAAE
- the ectA gene encoding diaminobutyrate acetyltransferase, coding for MKLAAVSDTDLSADPRSSIKIRAPRREDGAGVWQLIADTTSLDDNSMYCNLLQCSHFASTCALAEMDGEIVGWVSGYIPPEHPDTYFVWQVCVAEKARGKGMAKRLINAVLARKVCANVTQVQSTITKDNKPSWALFGSIAETLDADLVRQPHFKRDDHFAGLHDTEFLVTIGPFERAALPVRSAA